In Euphorbia lathyris chromosome 10, ddEupLath1.1, whole genome shotgun sequence, a single genomic region encodes these proteins:
- the LOC136209647 gene encoding structural maintenance of chromosomes protein 4-like isoform X1, producing the protein MKPKAQGPSDEGFLEYMEDIIGTDKYVQKIEESSKELESLNEKRSGVVQMVKLAEKERDGLEDVKNEAEAYMLKELSFLKWQEKATRLAYEDNSAKMVDMQTNVSSLEENLKAERAKIQESHKSLKELEAVHKNFMKRQEELNNDLRNCKEEFKEFERQDVKYREDLKHKKQKIKKLEDKLEKDSAKIEDLTKECENSTDLIPKLEENIPNLQKLFLDEERILDDIVEKSKVETEGYRSKLVMVRAELEPWERQVIDHKGKLDVACTESKLLTDKHEASRSAFEDAQKQMGNILERIEKKASNIAKLQTDIEKHQHKASEAHKVEEEKQVDLLPKLKDKVSTPEGVPRLFDLVRVQDERMKLAFYAALGNTVVANDLDQATRIAYGGNMEFRRVVTLDGALFEKSGTMSGGGSKPRGGKMGSSIRAVSVSGEAVASAEKELSIMVDKLNGIRQLIVDAVRSYQASEKAITHLEMELAKCQKEIDSLHSEHGYLEKQLGSLKAASQPNKDELDRLGQLKEMISSEEKEIDRLTKGSKDLKEKAVELQNKIENAGGEVLKAQKTKVNKIQLDIDKTSTDINRHMVQIETNQKMIKKLTKGIEDSKKEKDRLVEEKEKLRNVSKEIEERAFAVQENYEKTQKLIDEHTEVLDKAKTEYENVKKVVDELRASEVDADYKLSDMKKGYKELDMKGKGYKKKLDDLQNALTHHMEQIQKDLVDPEKLQMTLADETLAEACDLRRALEMVTLIEAQLKEMNPNLDSIAEYRKKVSLYNERVEELNMVTQQHDDIKRQHDEWRKKRQAHLLFYAYSSFISSQWAIVSQIGSFFPGWMSSWQDLIQYH; encoded by the exons ATGAAACCCAAAGCTCAAGGACCCAGTGATGAAGGGTTTCTTGAATATATGGAAGATATAATTGGGACTGACAAGTATGTACAGAAGATTGAAGAATCATCCAAAGA GTTGGAATCCCTTAACGAGAAAAGGTCCGGAGTGGTGCAGATGGTTAAGTTGGCTGAGAAAGAAAGGGATGGCTTGGAG GATGTGAAGAATGAGGCAGAGGCCTATATGCTGaaagaattatcatttttaaaATGGCAAGAGAAAGCTACAAGATTAGCTTACGAAGATAACAGTGCAAAAATGGTTGATATGCAAACAAATGTGTCTAGCCTTGAAGAAAATTTAAAAGCTGAAAG GGCGAAGATTCAAGAAAGTCATAAATCATTGAAGGAGCTTGAGGCAGTGCACAAGAATTTTATGAAAAGACAAGAG GAACTTAACAATGATCTCAGAAATTGTAAAGAAGAGTTTAAGGAATTTGAAAGGCAAGATGTTAAATACCGGGAGGATTTGAAGCACAAGAAGCAGAAGATTAAGAAACTCGAAGACAAACTTGAAAAG GACTCGGCAAAGATTGAAGACTTAACCAAGGAGTGTGAGAACTCAACAGATTTGATTCCAAAACTTGAGGAGAACATTCCAAACCTGCAGAAATTATTCTTGGATGAGGAGAGAATACTAGATGATATTGTAGAAAAGTCTAAAG TTGAAACCGAAGGATATCGCTCTAAGCTTGTAATGGTTCGTGCTGAATTAGAACCATGGGAAAGACAGGTCATTGATCACAAGGGAAAGCTTGATGTTGCATGTACTGAATCGAAGCTCTTGACTGATAAG CATGAAGCTAGTCGTTCTGCTTTTGAAGATGCGCAGAAGCAGATGGGTAATATTTtggaaagaattgaaaaaaaagctTCAAATATCGCAAAACTACAAACTGATATAGAAAAGCACCAACATAAGGCATCAGAAGCTCATAAAGTGGAAGAA GAGAAGCAAGTTGACCTCCTACCAAAATTAAAGGATAAAGTAAGCACTCCTGAAGGGGTTCCACGTCTTTTTGATCTAGTAAGAGTTCAAGATGAAAGAATGAAGCTTGCATTTTATGCTGCTTTGGGTAACACTGTCGTAGCAAACGATCTAGATCAG GCTACACGGATTGCATATGGTGGAAATATGGAGTTTCGACGTGTAGTTACACTTGACGGGGCCCTTTTCGAAAAATCTGGTACGATGAGTGGTGGAGGAAGTAAGCCGCGTGGTGGTAAAATGGGCTCATCTATCCGAGCTGTGAGTGTTTCTGGTGAAGCTGTTGCAAGTGCAGAGAAGGAGCTTTCTATTATGGTTGATAAATTAAATGGCATCCGTCAATTAATTGTTGATGCAGTAAGAAGTTACCAGGCGTCAGAGAAAGCAATTACACACTTAGAAATGGAATTAGCCAAATGTCAGAAAGAG ATTGACAGTTTACATTCAGAACATGGTTATCTGGAAAAACAACTTGGTTCCCTAAAGGCAGCATCTCAGCCAAATAAGGATGAACTTGACAGGCTAGGGCAGCTTAAGGAAATGATATCTTCAGAGGAAAAGGAGATCGACAGACTGACAAAGGGGTCTAAAGATTTGAAGGAGAAG gctGTGGAACTCCAGAATAAAATAGAGAATGCTGGTGGTGAAGTATTGAAAGCACAGAAAACAAAGGTCAACAAAATTCAGCTG GATATTGATAAGACTAGCACGGATATCAACCGTCACATGGTACAAATTGAGACAAATCAGAAAATGATAAAGAAGTTAACAAAGGGCATTGAGGACTCAAAGAAGGAGAAGGATAGGCTTGTTGAAGAGAAGGAAAAACTGAGAAATGTTTCCAAAGAAATAGAAGAACGGGCATTTGCAGTTCAGGAGAATTATGAAAAGACACAGAAG CTGATTGATGAACATACGGAAGTGCTGGATAAAGCCAAAACTGAgtatgaaaatgtgaaaaaagttGTGGATGAGCTGCGGGCATCAGAG GTTGATGCAGATTACAAATTATCAGATATGAAGAAAGGTTACAAGGAGTTGGATATGAAGGGAAAGGGTTACAAGAAAAAGCTTGATGACTTGCAGAATGCTCTGACACACCATATGGAaca AATTCAAAAGGATCTGGTGGATCCTGAAAAGCTTCAAATGACGTTGGCAGATGAGACTCTTGCTGAAGCTTGTGATCTTAGAAGGGCTCTTGAAATGGTAACATTGATAGAAGCACAACTGAAAGAGATGAATCCAAATCTTGATTCAATTGCAGA ATATCGTAAAAAAGTCTCCTTGTATAACGAGCGAGTGGAGGAGCTAAACATGGTCACTCAACAGCACGATGATATCAAAAGGCAGCATGATGAATGGCGGAAGAAAAGGCAAGCACATCTCCTGTTTTATGCATACTCCAGTTTTATCTCTTCCCAGTGGGCAATTGTTAGTCAAATTGGGTCTTTTTTTCCGGGTTGGATGAGTTCATGGCAGGATTTAatacaatatcattaa
- the LOC136209647 gene encoding structural maintenance of chromosomes protein 4-like isoform X3 — translation MKPKAQGPSDEGFLEYMEDIIGTDKYVQKIEESSKELESLNEKRSGVVQMVKLAEKERDGLEDVKNEAEAYMLKELSFLKWQEKATRLAYEDNSAKMVDMQTNVSSLEENLKAERAKIQESHKSLKELEAVHKNFMKRQEELNNDLRNCKEEFKEFERQDVKYREDLKHKKQKIKKLEDKLEKDSAKIEDLTKECENSTDLIPKLEENIPNLQKLFLDEERILDDIVEKSKVETEGYRSKLVMVRAELEPWERQVIDHKGKLDVACTESKLLTDKHEASRSAFEDAQKQMGNILERIEKKASNIAKLQTDIEKHQHKASEAHKVEEEKQVDLLPKLKDKVSTPEGVPRLFDLVRVQDERMKLAFYAALGNTVVANDLDQATRIAYGGNMEFRRVVTLDGALFEKSGTMSGGGSKPRGGKMGSSIRAVSVSGEAVASAEKELSIMVDKLNGIRQLIVDAVRSYQASEKAITHLEMELAKCQKEIDSLHSEHGYLEKQLGSLKAASQPNKDELDRLGQLKEMISSEEKEIDRLTKGSKDLKEKAVELQNKIENAGGEVLKAQKTKVNKIQLDIDKTSTDINRHMVQIETNQKMIKKLTKGIEDSKKEKDRLVEEKEKLRNVSKEIEERAFAVQENYEKTQKLIDEHTEVLDKAKTEYENVKKVVDELRASEVDADYKLSDMKKGYKELDMKGKGYKKKLDDLQNALTHHMEQIQKDLVDPEKLQMTLADETLAEACDLRRALEMVTLIEAQLKEMNPNLDSIAEYRKKVSLYNERVEELNMVTQQHDDIKRQHDEWRKKR, via the exons ATGAAACCCAAAGCTCAAGGACCCAGTGATGAAGGGTTTCTTGAATATATGGAAGATATAATTGGGACTGACAAGTATGTACAGAAGATTGAAGAATCATCCAAAGA GTTGGAATCCCTTAACGAGAAAAGGTCCGGAGTGGTGCAGATGGTTAAGTTGGCTGAGAAAGAAAGGGATGGCTTGGAG GATGTGAAGAATGAGGCAGAGGCCTATATGCTGaaagaattatcatttttaaaATGGCAAGAGAAAGCTACAAGATTAGCTTACGAAGATAACAGTGCAAAAATGGTTGATATGCAAACAAATGTGTCTAGCCTTGAAGAAAATTTAAAAGCTGAAAG GGCGAAGATTCAAGAAAGTCATAAATCATTGAAGGAGCTTGAGGCAGTGCACAAGAATTTTATGAAAAGACAAGAG GAACTTAACAATGATCTCAGAAATTGTAAAGAAGAGTTTAAGGAATTTGAAAGGCAAGATGTTAAATACCGGGAGGATTTGAAGCACAAGAAGCAGAAGATTAAGAAACTCGAAGACAAACTTGAAAAG GACTCGGCAAAGATTGAAGACTTAACCAAGGAGTGTGAGAACTCAACAGATTTGATTCCAAAACTTGAGGAGAACATTCCAAACCTGCAGAAATTATTCTTGGATGAGGAGAGAATACTAGATGATATTGTAGAAAAGTCTAAAG TTGAAACCGAAGGATATCGCTCTAAGCTTGTAATGGTTCGTGCTGAATTAGAACCATGGGAAAGACAGGTCATTGATCACAAGGGAAAGCTTGATGTTGCATGTACTGAATCGAAGCTCTTGACTGATAAG CATGAAGCTAGTCGTTCTGCTTTTGAAGATGCGCAGAAGCAGATGGGTAATATTTtggaaagaattgaaaaaaaagctTCAAATATCGCAAAACTACAAACTGATATAGAAAAGCACCAACATAAGGCATCAGAAGCTCATAAAGTGGAAGAA GAGAAGCAAGTTGACCTCCTACCAAAATTAAAGGATAAAGTAAGCACTCCTGAAGGGGTTCCACGTCTTTTTGATCTAGTAAGAGTTCAAGATGAAAGAATGAAGCTTGCATTTTATGCTGCTTTGGGTAACACTGTCGTAGCAAACGATCTAGATCAG GCTACACGGATTGCATATGGTGGAAATATGGAGTTTCGACGTGTAGTTACACTTGACGGGGCCCTTTTCGAAAAATCTGGTACGATGAGTGGTGGAGGAAGTAAGCCGCGTGGTGGTAAAATGGGCTCATCTATCCGAGCTGTGAGTGTTTCTGGTGAAGCTGTTGCAAGTGCAGAGAAGGAGCTTTCTATTATGGTTGATAAATTAAATGGCATCCGTCAATTAATTGTTGATGCAGTAAGAAGTTACCAGGCGTCAGAGAAAGCAATTACACACTTAGAAATGGAATTAGCCAAATGTCAGAAAGAG ATTGACAGTTTACATTCAGAACATGGTTATCTGGAAAAACAACTTGGTTCCCTAAAGGCAGCATCTCAGCCAAATAAGGATGAACTTGACAGGCTAGGGCAGCTTAAGGAAATGATATCTTCAGAGGAAAAGGAGATCGACAGACTGACAAAGGGGTCTAAAGATTTGAAGGAGAAG gctGTGGAACTCCAGAATAAAATAGAGAATGCTGGTGGTGAAGTATTGAAAGCACAGAAAACAAAGGTCAACAAAATTCAGCTG GATATTGATAAGACTAGCACGGATATCAACCGTCACATGGTACAAATTGAGACAAATCAGAAAATGATAAAGAAGTTAACAAAGGGCATTGAGGACTCAAAGAAGGAGAAGGATAGGCTTGTTGAAGAGAAGGAAAAACTGAGAAATGTTTCCAAAGAAATAGAAGAACGGGCATTTGCAGTTCAGGAGAATTATGAAAAGACACAGAAG CTGATTGATGAACATACGGAAGTGCTGGATAAAGCCAAAACTGAgtatgaaaatgtgaaaaaagttGTGGATGAGCTGCGGGCATCAGAG GTTGATGCAGATTACAAATTATCAGATATGAAGAAAGGTTACAAGGAGTTGGATATGAAGGGAAAGGGTTACAAGAAAAAGCTTGATGACTTGCAGAATGCTCTGACACACCATATGGAaca AATTCAAAAGGATCTGGTGGATCCTGAAAAGCTTCAAATGACGTTGGCAGATGAGACTCTTGCTGAAGCTTGTGATCTTAGAAGGGCTCTTGAAATGGTAACATTGATAGAAGCACAACTGAAAGAGATGAATCCAAATCTTGATTCAATTGCAGA ATATCGTAAAAAAGTCTCCTTGTATAACGAGCGAGTGGAGGAGCTAAACATGGTCACTCAACAGCACGATGATATCAAAAGGCAGCATGATGAATGGCGGAAGAAAAG ATGA
- the LOC136209647 gene encoding structural maintenance of chromosomes protein 4-like isoform X2, producing the protein MMRWYGIQMKSYKLKLESLNEKRSGVVQMVKLAEKERDGLEDVKNEAEAYMLKELSFLKWQEKATRLAYEDNSAKMVDMQTNVSSLEENLKAERAKIQESHKSLKELEAVHKNFMKRQEELNNDLRNCKEEFKEFERQDVKYREDLKHKKQKIKKLEDKLEKDSAKIEDLTKECENSTDLIPKLEENIPNLQKLFLDEERILDDIVEKSKVETEGYRSKLVMVRAELEPWERQVIDHKGKLDVACTESKLLTDKHEASRSAFEDAQKQMGNILERIEKKASNIAKLQTDIEKHQHKASEAHKVEEEKQVDLLPKLKDKVSTPEGVPRLFDLVRVQDERMKLAFYAALGNTVVANDLDQATRIAYGGNMEFRRVVTLDGALFEKSGTMSGGGSKPRGGKMGSSIRAVSVSGEAVASAEKELSIMVDKLNGIRQLIVDAVRSYQASEKAITHLEMELAKCQKEIDSLHSEHGYLEKQLGSLKAASQPNKDELDRLGQLKEMISSEEKEIDRLTKGSKDLKEKAVELQNKIENAGGEVLKAQKTKVNKIQLDIDKTSTDINRHMVQIETNQKMIKKLTKGIEDSKKEKDRLVEEKEKLRNVSKEIEERAFAVQENYEKTQKLIDEHTEVLDKAKTEYENVKKVVDELRASEVDADYKLSDMKKGYKELDMKGKGYKKKLDDLQNALTHHMEQIQKDLVDPEKLQMTLADETLAEACDLRRALEMVTLIEAQLKEMNPNLDSIAEYRKKVSLYNERVEELNMVTQQHDDIKRQHDEWRKKRQAHLLFYAYSSFISSQWAIVSQIGSFFPGWMSSWQDLIQYH; encoded by the exons ATGATGCGGTGGTATGGGATCCAAATGAAAAGTTATAAACTCAA GTTGGAATCCCTTAACGAGAAAAGGTCCGGAGTGGTGCAGATGGTTAAGTTGGCTGAGAAAGAAAGGGATGGCTTGGAG GATGTGAAGAATGAGGCAGAGGCCTATATGCTGaaagaattatcatttttaaaATGGCAAGAGAAAGCTACAAGATTAGCTTACGAAGATAACAGTGCAAAAATGGTTGATATGCAAACAAATGTGTCTAGCCTTGAAGAAAATTTAAAAGCTGAAAG GGCGAAGATTCAAGAAAGTCATAAATCATTGAAGGAGCTTGAGGCAGTGCACAAGAATTTTATGAAAAGACAAGAG GAACTTAACAATGATCTCAGAAATTGTAAAGAAGAGTTTAAGGAATTTGAAAGGCAAGATGTTAAATACCGGGAGGATTTGAAGCACAAGAAGCAGAAGATTAAGAAACTCGAAGACAAACTTGAAAAG GACTCGGCAAAGATTGAAGACTTAACCAAGGAGTGTGAGAACTCAACAGATTTGATTCCAAAACTTGAGGAGAACATTCCAAACCTGCAGAAATTATTCTTGGATGAGGAGAGAATACTAGATGATATTGTAGAAAAGTCTAAAG TTGAAACCGAAGGATATCGCTCTAAGCTTGTAATGGTTCGTGCTGAATTAGAACCATGGGAAAGACAGGTCATTGATCACAAGGGAAAGCTTGATGTTGCATGTACTGAATCGAAGCTCTTGACTGATAAG CATGAAGCTAGTCGTTCTGCTTTTGAAGATGCGCAGAAGCAGATGGGTAATATTTtggaaagaattgaaaaaaaagctTCAAATATCGCAAAACTACAAACTGATATAGAAAAGCACCAACATAAGGCATCAGAAGCTCATAAAGTGGAAGAA GAGAAGCAAGTTGACCTCCTACCAAAATTAAAGGATAAAGTAAGCACTCCTGAAGGGGTTCCACGTCTTTTTGATCTAGTAAGAGTTCAAGATGAAAGAATGAAGCTTGCATTTTATGCTGCTTTGGGTAACACTGTCGTAGCAAACGATCTAGATCAG GCTACACGGATTGCATATGGTGGAAATATGGAGTTTCGACGTGTAGTTACACTTGACGGGGCCCTTTTCGAAAAATCTGGTACGATGAGTGGTGGAGGAAGTAAGCCGCGTGGTGGTAAAATGGGCTCATCTATCCGAGCTGTGAGTGTTTCTGGTGAAGCTGTTGCAAGTGCAGAGAAGGAGCTTTCTATTATGGTTGATAAATTAAATGGCATCCGTCAATTAATTGTTGATGCAGTAAGAAGTTACCAGGCGTCAGAGAAAGCAATTACACACTTAGAAATGGAATTAGCCAAATGTCAGAAAGAG ATTGACAGTTTACATTCAGAACATGGTTATCTGGAAAAACAACTTGGTTCCCTAAAGGCAGCATCTCAGCCAAATAAGGATGAACTTGACAGGCTAGGGCAGCTTAAGGAAATGATATCTTCAGAGGAAAAGGAGATCGACAGACTGACAAAGGGGTCTAAAGATTTGAAGGAGAAG gctGTGGAACTCCAGAATAAAATAGAGAATGCTGGTGGTGAAGTATTGAAAGCACAGAAAACAAAGGTCAACAAAATTCAGCTG GATATTGATAAGACTAGCACGGATATCAACCGTCACATGGTACAAATTGAGACAAATCAGAAAATGATAAAGAAGTTAACAAAGGGCATTGAGGACTCAAAGAAGGAGAAGGATAGGCTTGTTGAAGAGAAGGAAAAACTGAGAAATGTTTCCAAAGAAATAGAAGAACGGGCATTTGCAGTTCAGGAGAATTATGAAAAGACACAGAAG CTGATTGATGAACATACGGAAGTGCTGGATAAAGCCAAAACTGAgtatgaaaatgtgaaaaaagttGTGGATGAGCTGCGGGCATCAGAG GTTGATGCAGATTACAAATTATCAGATATGAAGAAAGGTTACAAGGAGTTGGATATGAAGGGAAAGGGTTACAAGAAAAAGCTTGATGACTTGCAGAATGCTCTGACACACCATATGGAaca AATTCAAAAGGATCTGGTGGATCCTGAAAAGCTTCAAATGACGTTGGCAGATGAGACTCTTGCTGAAGCTTGTGATCTTAGAAGGGCTCTTGAAATGGTAACATTGATAGAAGCACAACTGAAAGAGATGAATCCAAATCTTGATTCAATTGCAGA ATATCGTAAAAAAGTCTCCTTGTATAACGAGCGAGTGGAGGAGCTAAACATGGTCACTCAACAGCACGATGATATCAAAAGGCAGCATGATGAATGGCGGAAGAAAAGGCAAGCACATCTCCTGTTTTATGCATACTCCAGTTTTATCTCTTCCCAGTGGGCAATTGTTAGTCAAATTGGGTCTTTTTTTCCGGGTTGGATGAGTTCATGGCAGGATTTAatacaatatcattaa
- the LOC136209650 gene encoding aquaporin NIP2-1-like: MSIQIKSFEKHYSPGFLRKIAAELIATYIMVFITCGTSSLTQQGTISKLAASMSGGFIVTVMIYAVGHVSSAHMNPTVTLAFASLGHFPWNQVPFYGAAQITGSVYASFTLKVLLEPIKDVGTTSPSGSDVQALIMEMVVTFTMMFVTSAVATDTKAIGELAGIAVGSSVCITSILAGPVSGGSMNPARTLGPAIASGHYKSLWVYFVGPVVGTLLGAWSYNLIRVTDKAVQAISPRSFSLKVRRMRRNGEQATNNDPLDTL; encoded by the exons ATGAGTATTCAAATAAAATCATTTGAGAAGCATTATTCTCCTGGTTTTCTCAGAAAGATAGCTGCTGAGTTAATAGCTACATATATTATGGTCTTTATCACTTGTGGAACATCATCCTTAACTCAACAAGGAACAATCTCTAAGTTAGCTGCTTCAATGTCAGGAGGATTTATAGTTACTGTTATGATTTATGCTGTAGGACACGTCTCTAGTGCTCACATGAATCCTACTGTTACTCTTGCTTTTGCTTCCCTTGGACATTTTCCATGGAACCAG GTACCATTTTATGGAGCAGCACAAATAACTGGATCAGTATACGCTTCATTTACATTAAAAGTTTTACTTGAACCTATAAAAGATGTTGGGACTACTTCACCTTCTGGTTCAGATGTTCAAGCTCTCATAATGGAAATGGTTGTAACATTTACTATGATGTTTGTAACTTCAGCTGTTGCAACTGACACTAAGGCT ATAGGAGAGTTAGCAGGCATAGCAGTTGGTTCTTCTGTATGCATAACCTCCATCCTTGCCGG GCCAGTATCTGGAGGATCTATGAACCCAGCAAGGACACTCGGACCAGCAATTGCCAGTGGACACTACAAAAGTTTATGGGTCTACTTTGTTGGACCGGTGGTAGGAACATTGCTTGGAGCATGGtcttataatctaattagagtCACTGATAAAGCAGTCCAAGCAATTTCTCCTCGTTCTTTTTCACTCAAAGTTCGCAGAATGAGACGCAACGGTGAGCAAGCTACCAACAATGACCCTCTTGATACCCTGTGA